The following is a genomic window from Paenibacillus thiaminolyticus.
CCCTTGCGGAGGAGCGGAGCGCATGCATCAAGTGAGGATGTATGCGGTTAACCGCAGATCGCTTATGGGAAAATATACGGAAATTGCCATCGGCCAGGATCGGATTCATGAGGGGCATGTGCTGCTCGTGAACCGAGACCATCCGGTGAAGCGCCCGCCGGCGCCGGAGGAGCTGCTTCCGGTGCAGCAGATTCCGGCGGCGCTTCATCGCGAGGAGCAGGAGATTCGGCTGGAGCAGACCTGCCTGCGCCAGTTGAACAAGCTGCTCCAAGCCTGCCGTGCCGCGGGGCGCATCGTGGCTGTCAGCGGCTACCGCTCGAAGGAAGCGCAAGCCCGCATCTATGCGGCATCGGTGCGGGACCACGGTCCCGCCTTCACGGCGAGCTATGTCGCGCGCCCGAATGAGAGCGAGCATCAGACCGGGCTCGCAGTGGATGTCGGCGAAGCTGCTGCTGCGATCGACTATCTTTGTCCGTTGTTCCCCGATCGCGGCGTCTGCCGGGATTTCAGGCGCCTTGCTGCGGATTACGGCTTTATTCAGAGGTACGAGGAAGGCAAGGAACAGATTACCGGGATCGCTTGCGAGCCGTGGCATTTTCGCTATGTCGGCTTCCCGCATTCGCGGATTATCGCAGAGAACGGACTGTGCCTGGAGGAGTATATCGATGATGTGAAGCAATTTACCTGCGATGGGCCGCATCTGATCGTCGAGGGCCGGTACGGGGTGGATGAAGTGTATTATGTTCCGGCGGCAGCGAATGGCCTGACCGCGGTGCCTGTCGTTCACGGCACGCCCTGCCGCTTGTCCGGCAATAATCAGGACGGCTTCATCGTGACTGTGCTTCATCGCAAAGGCGGTGCGCGCCGTGACGGCTAACGCTCAATGTGCCGGGCTCGACCGCTTCAAGATCGTGGCTGCCCTGCTGGTCATTGCCATTTATACCGGTTCGTTGATGCCGTACAGCCCCTATGCCGATTTTGTGTTGACCGGCATTGCGGCGCGTGTGGCCGTGCCGTTTTTCTTTATCGCATCGGGGTTTTTATTGTTCCGCAAGCTGACGGGGGAGAAGGCTCGGGATCGCGGCCTGCTGCATCGCTTCATACGTAGAATCGGGCTGCTGTATGCGGTGTCCATCGTACTGTATTTGCCTTTGAACGGGTATGCGGGTTACTTTGACGTATTTCTCGTACCGTCCGTATACGCCGGGTTCCTGCTGCTGCTGCTGCTGCGGCAGACGGTCGGGAGCGGCACGGCGCTGCGGGAGATGAGCACGTGGATCTGTATATTGCACCCGTGGGCCATCGTGCTCGTACGCGGGTCGGCCAAGCTTGCCGGCCTTACGCCGATCCTGGTCGGAGACAGTCTCGTTCATTATGCGGCGGTCGCGGCGCTGTCGGTTATGATGTCCTTCAGCGTTGTCTTCTTCCTTCGCCGCTTGCAGCAATCAGCGCCGGATCCGCGCCGCCGGGCATGGGCGGAGATACGGCTGGATGATGTGACGCATAACGTGCGGGAGCTGCGCGGACTGCTGGCGCCCGATTGCGAGCTGATGGCCGTCGTCAAGGCGGATGCTTACGGGCATGGCAGCATTCCGGTGGCCAGACATTTAAGCCGCATTGGCGTGCGTCATTTCGCGGTGGCGGACGTGGAGGAAGGAATTGCGCTGCGCCGAGAAGGCATCAAGGGAGAAATATTGGTGCTCGGCTATACCTCTCCCGCGCGGTTCGGTGATCTGGCGCGATACCGGCTGTCGCAGACGGTCATCAGCGCCGATTACGGCAAAGCATTGAACGCAGTCGGCAAACCGATGAACGTTCATATTAAGATTGATACCGGCATGAGCCGGCTGGGCGAACGTTGGACCGATACGGAAGCGATCCGTTCGATGTATCGGCTTCGCAACTTGCGCGTCACTGGAACGTTCACGCATTTGTCTTGCTCCGACAGCCTTGCCGAAGCGGATATCGCGTTCACGAATGCCCAAATCAAGCGATTTGGGGAGACGATCGAGGAGATCCAGGCGGCCGGGCTGGACCCGGGCACACTACATATGCAGAGCAGCTACGGGATCGTCAATTATTCGGAGCTGCGCTGCGGCATGGCCCGTCCGGGCATTGCCCTGTTCGGCCTGCTCGGCACGGAACGCGATCAGGCGCAAGCGCCGATCGATCTGCGTCCGGCACTGTCGTGGAGGGCGAGGGTGACCTTGGTCAAGCAGATGCAGGCAATCGATCCTGTCGGGTACGGGCGCAATTACACGACCAGGCCGGGCAGCGTCATTGCGACGGTGTCGATCGGCTATGCGGACGGCGTGCCGCGAGTTCTCGCGGAGAAGGGGGGAGCGGTTCTCATTCGAGGCCACAGGGCGCCGATCGCGGGCAACATTTGCATGGATCAATTGATGGTGGATGTGACGCATATCGAGGGGGTTCAGGAAGGGGATACGGTAACGCTGATCGGACAAGACGGGCAAGCATCCATTACGGCAGGCGAGATGGCGCGCCGCTGCGGAACGATAACGAACGAGATCGTGAGCCGCATCGGCCAGCGAGTGGACAGAATCTATCTCTAGCACGAGCGGATTTATCTCTCAGGGGGAGGAATGCCGCTTCCGGCAGAGAGTGTTACGATGTAACTTGCAGATACCGGAGTACTTCAGCAGTCCGGACCATTCTCCTAACGATATGGGAGAAGAATCAGTGGGGCGCATCATGACATCTCGTTGGGGGACGCGTGCTGGTGCTGCTGATCGCCGAGGCGATTGGTGGTCCGGGCGCGTCCTTTTTGCGTTGTCTTGACTTTCGGCTCAAGGTGATTTATGATAGGTGATGTGATTTAGTAATTTAGTAATCTACTAAATATCTATATTCGATTTAGGGTAGTCTAGATATAGACTAGTTTCGAAATAGACTAGTGTCGATCTATATCAGATCGGATGGAGGAGATAGAAGATGAAAATTCCTACAAATTTAAAGCATAAGCCTGTCATTGTCTCGGAAAATTACGAAAATGTGGACGGACGTTACTCGGGACATTCCGATGCGAAGGGGCTCTCCTTGGGCTTGGCCCAATGGAATGACCGCGGCAAGGTCGATATCTCGGCCAAAGTATGGCGATATACCGGCGAGAAATGGTCCAGACAGTCGGAGGAGCTGCCGCTTCACCGCGTGCTTGACCTGGCCATCCTCGTCTGCCGGAGCATGGTTCATTTTCGCGAAGCGTACCGTTATCAGGACTTGTATGATCCGGAGAATCCGGTCATCGACCGCATCGGGCTGCAAGGGGATGCAATGACGGTGGCAGTGTGCACCGAGAACGATAAGATTAAGGAAGATATCAAGCTGTTCAGCCAGGCGCTCAGCGACGATGACGAGCTGAATGGCGAACGGCTGCGGACATTGTCTGCCCTATTGAAGGAAATGGGGTATTGATTTGGATAAAGCATCTATGCCGCGTGAGGAAGGAGGAGCCGCCATGGCACTGGATAAGGAGAGAAAGAAAGAGCTGGCCTCGGCATACCAGAAATCGTTCCGGCCAATGGGCGTTTACCAGATCCGCAATGTGAAGAACGGAAAAATTTTCGTGGATGGCACGATGGATCTGGAAGGAGCCAAAAACCGGCTTGAATTCATGAAGCAGACGAAGATGAGCGGCATCATTCCGGAGCTGAAGCAGGATTGGGACGCATACGGCGGCGACTGCTTCGTGTTCGAGGAACTCGATCAGATCAAGCCGCGGGAAGAAAGCGTCGCCGACCGTTCCGAATTGAAAAAATACCGGGACGAGGTGGACGCGCTGCTGGATCTGTGGATCGAGAAGCTGCAGCCATTCGGAGATAACGGATATAATAAACCGAAGCGCACGCCCTAAGTGCAGTAACCGGCCGGAAGGCCAATGTCATTAAGATAAGGCGTGGAAACCATAATCAAGCACAAGAGCAGGTTATCGAAAAGATAGCCCGCTCTTTTTTTGAAAGAAAATCAAGACTTAACAGGTAGATGGATATGTGTGGCGAAGACCCTTGAAACACGAGGAGGCCACGTCCATGAATGAGTATGCGAATTCGCTAAAAAAAACGCTGACATCCCTCATACGAGAAATGGCAGCCGCACCAGCTCCTTATGTCAAAAACCCTGAAAAGATTTTACCCGAAAGAAAAAGCTGCCCTTTGAAACGGTGATGCAACTCCTGATCTCCATGGGGCAACAGCATATATAAGGAACTTTGGAATCACAAGGCTATGACGTAAACACCGCAACCACTTCCGCTTTGTCCAACAGAGGAATAAAGTGCTGCCGTCTGCTGTGGAATTCTTGTTTCACGCATTTACGCAATCGGTTACGGATATCAAGGACTACCGAGGGTATCGGCTACTTGCCGTTGACGGTTCGGATTTGCATATCGCAACTGACTCTGCGGACACGGACACCTATTTTCAAAGTCAACCGAACACGAAAGGCTATAACCTTCTGCATTTGAACGCTGCCTATGACTTGTGCAACAGACTGTACGTGGATGCCATTGTTCAGCCACGAAGGTTGTGCAACGAGGGAAGGGCGCTGGCTGCTATGGTTCACCGTTCTCCAATCAAGGGCAAAACCATTGTGATTGCCGATAGAGGTTATGAAAGTTACAACAATTTCGCGCATCTTGAACGCAAAGGGTGGAACTATGTCATACGGGTAAAGGATTTGGATTCCAATGGTATTCTTTCGGGCTTGCGTTTGCCCTCTAGCGGAGAGTTTGATAGGAACGTTCATCTGACACTCACCAAAACAAACCAAAGAGGTCAAGGCTAATCCCGAGATTTACAAGTTCGTTCCTTCCACGTCTACCTTTGATTTTTTGGATTTGCATGAGAACTTGTTTTACCCGATTTCCTTTCGGGTGGTTCGTTTCGTCCTGCCGAGTGGCGCTTTTGAGACCGTCATTACGAATCTTACCGCCACGGATTTCCCACCGGGTGAAATCATGTCAATGTATAACATGCGATGGGGCATTGAAACCTCATTCCGGGCATTAAAGTACACTGTCGGTCTGACGAATTTTCATGCAAAGAAACGAGAGTCCATCACCCAGGAGATATTCGCAAGAATGATCCTGTACAATTTCGCTGAAATGATGACCTCGCACGTCGTCATTCCCAAATGGAGAAACGGCACCCCTATCAAGTTAACTTCACGGTTGCCGTTCACGTGTAGACACTTCCT
Proteins encoded in this region:
- a CDS encoding DUF6530 family protein, which produces MKIPTNLKHKPVIVSENYENVDGRYSGHSDAKGLSLGLAQWNDRGKVDISAKVWRYTGEKWSRQSEELPLHRVLDLAILVCRSMVHFREAYRYQDLYDPENPVIDRIGLQGDAMTVAVCTENDKIKEDIKLFSQALSDDDELNGERLRTLSALLKEMGY
- a CDS encoding GIY-YIG nuclease family protein, with the protein product MALDKERKKELASAYQKSFRPMGVYQIRNVKNGKIFVDGTMDLEGAKNRLEFMKQTKMSGIIPELKQDWDAYGGDCFVFEELDQIKPREESVADRSELKKYRDEVDALLDLWIEKLQPFGDNGYNKPKRTP
- a CDS encoding transposase — encoded protein: MHENLFYPISFRVVRFVLPSGAFETVITNLTATDFPPGEIMSMYNMRWGIETSFRALKYTVGLTNFHAKKRESITQEIFARMILYNFAEMMTSHVVIPKWRNGTPIKLTSRLPFTCRHFLRSRDDEPRLMLKR
- a CDS encoding D-alanyl-D-alanine carboxypeptidase family protein encodes the protein MHQVRMYAVNRRSLMGKYTEIAIGQDRIHEGHVLLVNRDHPVKRPPAPEELLPVQQIPAALHREEQEIRLEQTCLRQLNKLLQACRAAGRIVAVSGYRSKEAQARIYAASVRDHGPAFTASYVARPNESEHQTGLAVDVGEAAAAIDYLCPLFPDRGVCRDFRRLAADYGFIQRYEEGKEQITGIACEPWHFRYVGFPHSRIIAENGLCLEEYIDDVKQFTCDGPHLIVEGRYGVDEVYYVPAAANGLTAVPVVHGTPCRLSGNNQDGFIVTVLHRKGGARRDG
- the vanT gene encoding serine racemase VanT catalytic subunit; translation: MTANAQCAGLDRFKIVAALLVIAIYTGSLMPYSPYADFVLTGIAARVAVPFFFIASGFLLFRKLTGEKARDRGLLHRFIRRIGLLYAVSIVLYLPLNGYAGYFDVFLVPSVYAGFLLLLLLRQTVGSGTALREMSTWICILHPWAIVLVRGSAKLAGLTPILVGDSLVHYAAVAALSVMMSFSVVFFLRRLQQSAPDPRRRAWAEIRLDDVTHNVRELRGLLAPDCELMAVVKADAYGHGSIPVARHLSRIGVRHFAVADVEEGIALRREGIKGEILVLGYTSPARFGDLARYRLSQTVISADYGKALNAVGKPMNVHIKIDTGMSRLGERWTDTEAIRSMYRLRNLRVTGTFTHLSCSDSLAEADIAFTNAQIKRFGETIEEIQAAGLDPGTLHMQSSYGIVNYSELRCGMARPGIALFGLLGTERDQAQAPIDLRPALSWRARVTLVKQMQAIDPVGYGRNYTTRPGSVIATVSIGYADGVPRVLAEKGGAVLIRGHRAPIAGNICMDQLMVDVTHIEGVQEGDTVTLIGQDGQASITAGEMARRCGTITNEIVSRIGQRVDRIYL
- a CDS encoding transposase, giving the protein MLPSAVEFLFHAFTQSVTDIKDYRGYRLLAVDGSDLHIATDSADTDTYFQSQPNTKGYNLLHLNAAYDLCNRLYVDAIVQPRRLCNEGRALAAMVHRSPIKGKTIVIADRGYESYNNFAHLERKGWNYVIRVKDLDSNGILSGLRLPSSGEFDRNVHLTLTKTNQRGQG